From Cetobacterium sp. ZOR0034:
AAGGTACGGAGGCTAATTAAATGAAGATATTTATAGATACAGCAAATGTAGATGAGATAAGAGAAGCTAATGATATGGGGGTGATTTGTGGTGTAACTACAAATCCGAGCTTAATAGTAAAAGAAGGAAGAG
This genomic window contains:
- a CDS encoding transaldolase family protein, whose amino-acid sequence is MKIFIDTANVDEIREANDMGVICGVTTNPSLIVKEGR